The genomic segment GTATTTTCTTCACTTGCGGGCGGTTATGATGGAGCCTTAGCGCACTTCTGGAGTATTTAACCATGCGTCATTCCTCGGGTTTCGCCATCATACTAGGGATGCTGTTTGTCGGCCCTGCTGTTTTCGCGGCAGATTCGTCGACGCAGGCCGATGCCGGCAAAACGGCGACAACACAAGCGCCGGCGCGGAGCGATGAATTTCGCACATTGCCGGGCTTTCAGGTCGAGCGGTTGTATACGGTGCCCAAGGAAACGCAGGGCTCCTGGGTGAGTTTGGCGGTCGACAATAAGGGGCGGCTGATTGCCAGCGATCAAGCGACCAAAGGGTTGTACCGAATTACGCCGCCAGTCATCGGCAGCAATGACGAAACGAAAGTCGAAAAGCTGGACGCTAAAATCAGCGGCGCCCAAGGCATGCTGTATGCCTTCGACAGTTTATATGTGGTTGTGAATCGCGGTCCGGTGAGCGGGCTGTATCGACTGCGCGACACCAAGGGAGCCGACCAGTACGACGAAATCGTCAAGCTGCACGATTTTGTTGGCCCGATGGGCGAGCATGGTCCGCACGCCGTGAAGCTTTCGCCCGACGGCAAATCGTTGTTCATTGTTTGCGGCAATCACACCGAGCTGCCCTGGGACGGCATCATGCCGCGTCAGCCGAGTGCGGCCGACATGAAAGCAAATCCACAATACACCGCGCAAATGCCGGTGAATTGGGACGAAGATTTCATTTTGCCGCGGCTGTGGGATCCCAACGGTCATGCCGTGGGCCGGATGGCGCCGGGCGGTTACATTGTGCAGACCGATCCCGACGGCAAAACGTGGAACATGTTCAGCACCGGTTACCGGAACTGTTACGACATGGATTTCAACGCCGACGGCGAGTTGTTCACCTACGATTCTGACATGGAATGGGATATGGGGTTGCCGTGGTATCGGCCCACGCGGCTGGTGCACGCCACGCCGGGAAGTAATTTCGGTTGGCGGAGCGGTGCCGGCGATTGGCCGTGGTATTACGTCGACAGTTTAGCCCCAGCGGCCGACATGGGGCCCGGCTCGCCGGTCGGGGTGATTTTTGGCTATGGCACGAAGTTTCCTGAGAAATATCAGCGGGCTATTTTTGCCTGCGATTGGACTTATGGCACCATGTATGCCGTGACGTTGGAGCCGGAAGGCTCCAGTTACAAAGCGATCAAGGAAGAATTTTTGTCGCGCAATGCATTGCCGCTGACCGATATTGTGGTGGGCAACGACGGAGCGCTGTATTTCATTGTCGGCGGGAGAAATTTGCAATCAGAATTGTTCCGCGTCACGTATACTGGGTCCGATTCGACGGCGCCGGTCGATTATCACAATTTACGCAACGCCGATCAGCGCGAAATCCGCCACAAGCTGGAAGCGCTGCAAGGCAAGCCGGCGGAAAATCCGCAAGCCGCCGTCGATTTTGCCTTTCCCTATTTGGGCCATGCCGATCGCTTCATTCGTTTTGCCGCAGGGGTGGCGCTGGAATTTCAGCCCGTCGATCTGTGGCAGGACAAAGTGCTTGCGGCCACCGATGCCGAAACGCTCATCACCGGCGCCGTGGCGGTAGCACATCAAGCGGACAAAGCCATTTTGCCGCGGCTGTTGGAAGCGCTCGATCGAATTGACTTCGATACGCTCAGCGATTTTCAAAAGCTGGAACTGCTGCGGGCTTACGAGTTGGCTATCATCCGTTTGGGCCCGCTAGATGCCGCTGCGCAGGAGACGCTCATTAAGCGATTGGATGCCCACTATCCGGGTACAAATGATTTAGTGAATCGCGAATTGTGCAACTTGCTGTGCAATCTTCAATCGCCCACGGTGGTGGCCAAAACCATGCCGCTGCTGGCGGCGCCCAGTCCGCCGGCCAAGGAAGAATTTGGCGATTTACTTTCCCGCAACACGCAATTTGCCCGGCCCATTGCCGCCATGCTGGAGCATCATCCCGATCAGCAAAAAATTGCCCTGGCTTATGCCTTGCGCGTCGTAAAAGCCGGCTGGACCAACGAGCAGCGCGTGGCGTTTTTCAATTTGCTGCGAGAACTCGGCCATGCCAGCGGCGGCTTCAGCTTTCAAAAATATTTGAACAACATCGGCAACGACGCTTACGACAATTGCACCGATGCCCAGCGCGTGGCCATCGAAGCGGCGGGGGCCCGAAAACCGTATGTGCCCGCTGTGCTGCCCAAGCCGGAAGGCCCCGGCCAAGATTGGAGCACCGACGACGTGTTGCAATTGGCCACCACGGGTTTGCACGATCGCAATTTTAGGCAAGGCAGAATTGCTTTTGCCGCGGCCCGCTGCATTGTCTGCCATCGTTTTGGGGGCGACGGCGGAAGCACCGGGCCGGATTTAACGCAATTGGCCGGCCGCTACAGCATGAAAGATTTAATTCAGAAAATCAGCGACCCGAACAAATCGATTTCGGATCAGTATCGCGCCAAAATGATCGTCACCAGCGGCGGCAAATCGTACACCGGGCGGGTGATCACTGATGACGGTAAAAAAATCGTGCTGCTGACCGACCCGGAGGATTCCACCAAAGTCGTCACCATTTCGCACGATGAAATTGAAGACGAGCACGATTCCCCCATCTCGCTGATGCCGACCGGACTGCTCAAGCCGCTGAACGAGCAAGAAGTGCTCAACCTGCTGGCGTATTTACTCTCGCGCGGCAATCCGCAAGACGCGCTGTTTGCGAAATAAGGAGCCTCGATGGACGGACGTCCTAAAATTGCTGTGTGGTTATCGGCGATTGTCGATTTTTTGGGCCGCACCTACGCCGGCCACGCGGACAAATAAATTCTTCCGAGCCGCCAATGATTCCAGAGATTTTGAACAGCAACGCCATGACGCTCGATTTTTTGCGTCGGCTGGTGGAAGATGTTCCCGACGAACTAATGACCAAACAGCCCCCCGGCGTGGTGAATCATCCTGCCTGGGTGTTGGGGCATCTGATCCATAGTATGGAAGCCATCGGAGGCGAAATGGGCCTGTCGCCGTGGCTCCCTTCCGATTGGAAGGCGCGCTTCGGCACGGGAAATGTGCCCAGCGACAATCGGGCTGAATATCCTTCCAAGGAATCACTATTGGCCGCTCTTGCCGATGGCCAGCACCGAATTACCAAGCAGTTCGCCGTGCTTGGCGAACAAGGCCTAAAGCACGCCTTGCCCGACGAAAAGCATCGCGCACTCTTTCCCACGATCGGCGATGCGGTGTTGCACATTTTAACCGCTCACGCCGCATTGCACGTTGGCCAACTTACTGTCTGGCGCCGCGCCGCAGGCTTGGGGCCGCTGATGAAACTGTTTATCTAGCGGTTCGTATAACATTACTGTGGGCTAGGT from the Pirellulales bacterium genome contains:
- a CDS encoding c-type cytochrome, which translates into the protein MRHSSGFAIILGMLFVGPAVFAADSSTQADAGKTATTQAPARSDEFRTLPGFQVERLYTVPKETQGSWVSLAVDNKGRLIASDQATKGLYRITPPVIGSNDETKVEKLDAKISGAQGMLYAFDSLYVVVNRGPVSGLYRLRDTKGADQYDEIVKLHDFVGPMGEHGPHAVKLSPDGKSLFIVCGNHTELPWDGIMPRQPSAADMKANPQYTAQMPVNWDEDFILPRLWDPNGHAVGRMAPGGYIVQTDPDGKTWNMFSTGYRNCYDMDFNADGELFTYDSDMEWDMGLPWYRPTRLVHATPGSNFGWRSGAGDWPWYYVDSLAPAADMGPGSPVGVIFGYGTKFPEKYQRAIFACDWTYGTMYAVTLEPEGSSYKAIKEEFLSRNALPLTDIVVGNDGALYFIVGGRNLQSELFRVTYTGSDSTAPVDYHNLRNADQREIRHKLEALQGKPAENPQAAVDFAFPYLGHADRFIRFAAGVALEFQPVDLWQDKVLAATDAETLITGAVAVAHQADKAILPRLLEALDRIDFDTLSDFQKLELLRAYELAIIRLGPLDAAAQETLIKRLDAHYPGTNDLVNRELCNLLCNLQSPTVVAKTMPLLAAPSPPAKEEFGDLLSRNTQFARPIAAMLEHHPDQQKIALAYALRVVKAGWTNEQRVAFFNLLRELGHASGGFSFQKYLNNIGNDAYDNCTDAQRVAIEAAGARKPYVPAVLPKPEGPGQDWSTDDVLQLATTGLHDRNFRQGRIAFAAARCIVCHRFGGDGGSTGPDLTQLAGRYSMKDLIQKISDPNKSISDQYRAKMIVTSGGKSYTGRVITDDGKKIVLLTDPEDSTKVVTISHDEIEDEHDSPISLMPTGLLKPLNEQEVLNLLAYLLSRGNPQDALFAK
- a CDS encoding DinB family protein produces the protein MIPEILNSNAMTLDFLRRLVEDVPDELMTKQPPGVVNHPAWVLGHLIHSMEAIGGEMGLSPWLPSDWKARFGTGNVPSDNRAEYPSKESLLAALADGQHRITKQFAVLGEQGLKHALPDEKHRALFPTIGDAVLHILTAHAALHVGQLTVWRRAAGLGPLMKLFI